A section of the Terriglobales bacterium genome encodes:
- the ppk1 gene encoding polyphosphate kinase 1 translates to MSPVSLKSPTLYLNRELSWLAFNRRVLEEAEDSANPLLERAKFLAITANNLDEFWEVRIAGLLQQIEDGYDEPGPDGLTPSQERDLVLEEVRGFVDAQYRCWNQRLRPALSENGIRVLGLEELDDQGRAFVEDYCRRELDSLLTPVTIDPAHPFPRVLNKALCMAFQLRRRRRSSTSYLGVVTVPRSLPRLIRVPSDSGTIDFIFLADLVTAHAASMYRGYDITSAASFRVTRNSNLYLQEEESRNLLEAVRTELHNRRKGDAVRLEIDADAAPEIVERLRANFELEDWQIFPTEGPVNLSRLFNIYGQADKPDLKFKTFVPRELHLTGKNRDLFEEIRQHDLLLHHPFDSYESVVSFIECAARDPQVLSIKQTLYRTNENSPIVEALVAAAAAKEVTAVVELKARFDEASNIRWARDLEDAGVQVFHGLVGLKTHCKATLVVRREDDGSIRRYAHLGTGNYNPTTARLYTDMSMMTADSVVTQAVHSVFNFLTAYSERGDYDGLLVAP, encoded by the coding sequence ATGTCTCCCGTCTCGCTCAAGAGCCCGACGCTCTACCTGAACCGCGAGCTTTCCTGGCTCGCCTTCAATCGTCGTGTGCTCGAAGAGGCAGAGGACAGCGCCAACCCCCTGCTCGAGCGCGCCAAGTTCCTGGCCATCACGGCCAACAATCTCGATGAGTTCTGGGAAGTCCGCATCGCCGGCCTGCTGCAGCAGATCGAGGACGGCTACGACGAGCCCGGCCCCGATGGCCTCACGCCCTCGCAGGAGCGTGACCTGGTCCTGGAAGAGGTCCGCGGGTTCGTGGACGCGCAATACCGTTGCTGGAACCAGCGGCTCCGCCCCGCGCTCTCGGAGAACGGCATCCGCGTCCTGGGGCTCGAGGAGCTCGACGACCAGGGACGCGCCTTTGTCGAGGATTACTGCCGGCGCGAGCTCGACTCCCTGCTCACTCCCGTCACCATCGACCCGGCGCACCCTTTCCCGCGCGTGCTCAACAAGGCGCTGTGCATGGCCTTCCAGCTGCGCCGCCGCCGCCGCTCCTCCACCTCGTATCTCGGCGTCGTCACCGTCCCGCGCAGCTTGCCGCGCCTCATCCGCGTGCCCTCGGACTCCGGCACCATCGACTTCATCTTCCTCGCCGACCTGGTCACCGCCCACGCCGCTTCCATGTACCGCGGCTACGACATCACCTCGGCCGCCTCCTTCCGCGTCACGCGCAACAGCAACCTCTATCTGCAGGAAGAGGAGTCGCGCAACCTGCTCGAGGCCGTGCGCACCGAGCTGCATAACCGTCGCAAGGGCGACGCCGTCCGGCTCGAGATCGACGCCGACGCCGCCCCGGAGATCGTCGAGCGCCTGCGCGCCAACTTCGAACTCGAGGATTGGCAGATCTTCCCCACCGAGGGTCCCGTCAATCTCTCCCGCCTATTCAACATCTACGGCCAGGCCGACAAGCCCGACCTCAAGTTCAAGACCTTCGTCCCGCGCGAGCTGCACCTCACCGGCAAGAATCGCGACCTGTTCGAGGAGATCCGCCAGCACGACCTCCTGCTCCACCATCCCTTCGATTCCTACGAGTCGGTGGTCTCGTTCATCGAGTGCGCCGCGCGCGACCCCCAGGTGCTCTCCATCAAGCAGACGCTCTACCGCACCAACGAGAACTCACCCATCGTCGAGGCCCTGGTCGCCGCCGCCGCGGCCAAGGAAGTCACTGCGGTCGTCGAGCTGAAAGCCCGCTTCGACGAGGCCTCCAACATCCGCTGGGCGCGCGACCTCGAAGACGCCGGCGTCCAGGTCTTCCACGGCCTGGTCGGACTCAAGACCCACTGCAAGGCCACGCTCGTCGTGCGCCGCGAAGACGACGGCTCCATCCGCCGCTACGCTCACCTCGGCACCGGCAACTACAATCCCACGACCGCGCGCCTCTACACCGACATGAGCATGATGACGGCCGACTCCGTCGTGACCCAGGCCGTGCACTCCGTCTTCAACTTCCTCACCGCCTACTCCGAGCGCGGCGACTACGACGGCCTGCTGGTCGCGCC
- the pstS gene encoding phosphate ABC transporter substrate-binding protein PstS, translated as MKRTIVYLLLVVAFAAASPAQTTLNAAGATFPYPMYSKWFNEYRKAHPNVQINYQSIGSGGGIRQVIAGTVDFGASDGPMTDQQLSQAKTKILHIPTVLGAVVPAYNVPGVKQELKFSGELLANIFLGKVNNWSDPAIAKLNPGVNFPSQPIVVVHRSDGSGTTFIWTDYLSKVSPEWKSGPNKGTSVKWPVGLGGKGNEGVAGMIRITEGSIGYVELIYAEQNKIAYGSVKNAAGEFVKASLPSTTQAAASVKNMPADFRVSITNAPGKDAYPIASFTWLLVPVQFKDNKGGIMKDFLTWMLDSGQGMAQQLTYAPLPKEVSDKVRATISQIR; from the coding sequence TTGAAACGCACGATCGTCTACTTGCTGCTGGTGGTCGCATTCGCGGCTGCGAGCCCCGCGCAGACCACGCTCAACGCCGCCGGCGCCACGTTCCCCTATCCGATGTACTCGAAGTGGTTCAACGAATATCGCAAGGCCCATCCGAACGTGCAGATCAATTACCAGTCGATCGGCTCGGGTGGCGGAATCCGGCAGGTCATCGCCGGGACGGTGGACTTCGGCGCCAGCGACGGGCCGATGACCGACCAGCAGTTGTCGCAGGCGAAGACGAAGATCCTGCACATCCCGACGGTGCTGGGCGCGGTGGTGCCGGCGTACAACGTTCCGGGCGTGAAACAGGAGCTGAAGTTCTCGGGCGAGCTGCTGGCCAATATCTTCCTGGGCAAGGTCAACAATTGGAGCGATCCGGCGATCGCGAAGCTGAACCCGGGAGTGAACTTCCCGAGCCAGCCGATCGTGGTGGTGCACCGGTCGGACGGCAGCGGGACGACCTTCATCTGGACCGACTACCTGTCGAAGGTGAGTCCGGAGTGGAAGAGCGGGCCGAACAAAGGGACGTCGGTGAAGTGGCCGGTGGGCCTGGGCGGCAAGGGGAATGAAGGCGTGGCGGGGATGATCCGCATCACCGAAGGCTCCATCGGGTACGTGGAGCTGATCTACGCGGAGCAGAACAAGATCGCATACGGGTCGGTGAAGAACGCGGCGGGCGAGTTCGTGAAGGCGAGCCTGCCATCGACCACGCAGGCGGCGGCCTCGGTGAAGAACATGCCGGCGGACTTCCGCGTGTCGATCACCAATGCGCCGGGGAAGGACGCGTATCCTATCGCGAGCTTTACCTGGCTGCTGGTGCCGGTGCAGTTCAAGGACAACAAGGGCGGCATCATGAAAGACTTCCTGACCTGGATGCTGGACAGCGGGCAGGGCATGGCGCAGCAGCTGACCTACGCGCCGCTGCCGAAGGAAGTCTCGGACAAGGTGCGGGCAACGATCTCGCAGATCCGGTAA
- a CDS encoding putative porin: MSRFWSGVLLILTLTAAMSAQTATTKASTSKRKKTTSVADELRAMREMMEQQQQQINALQQQIQQRDAAVQQLQQQVQQTQSAAGAAQQTAQSAETASSSSKETLDKLQSDMADVKTTLTNGALQTQEEQKRVSGIEGTLNRFRWNGDVRVRGEFFSDQGNPLCAAGQCVDRWRARVRVRLGLVGKLNEDFVAGLRVATGAITDPTSTNETLTNAFERKNFYLDQGYVTYNPVNHKWLVLTGGKWVYSWNRTPATFDSDLNPEGFSEKLNWEFSHRLLKNFNFQLMQLAFNEVSKGTDSWASGGSVSAKLQPWSRWTVVPTYTLLKWNGENAITANGFGGTAPFAPNGMTNTTFTGGTCPVARCFASGFFYSNFLLNNSFQTWSDRFPLYLNGEFLQNLDAANSELDPAFGAGACHGNICFSPQDKAYGVEIGMGQQKNKGDWQFGYEWRRQEADSAIASFTESDQRAPTNIVQNRWYLFYKLTNNTQLQFTDWIGRTLNSALVGATRANGIVPGEEEPYLNRMQFDVVYTF; this comes from the coding sequence ATGAGCAGGTTCTGGAGTGGAGTGTTGTTGATCCTCACGCTGACGGCCGCCATGAGCGCGCAGACAGCGACCACCAAGGCGTCGACGTCGAAGCGCAAGAAGACGACCAGCGTGGCGGACGAGCTGCGCGCGATGCGCGAGATGATGGAGCAGCAGCAGCAGCAGATCAACGCGCTGCAGCAGCAGATCCAGCAGCGCGATGCCGCGGTCCAGCAGCTGCAGCAGCAGGTGCAGCAGACGCAGTCGGCCGCGGGCGCGGCGCAGCAGACGGCGCAGAGCGCGGAGACGGCTTCGTCCTCGTCCAAGGAGACGCTCGACAAGCTGCAGTCGGACATGGCAGACGTGAAGACCACGCTCACCAACGGCGCGCTGCAGACGCAGGAGGAGCAGAAGCGCGTCTCGGGGATCGAGGGCACGCTGAACCGCTTCCGGTGGAATGGCGACGTGCGCGTGCGCGGCGAGTTCTTCTCGGACCAGGGCAATCCGCTGTGCGCCGCGGGGCAGTGCGTGGACCGCTGGCGGGCACGCGTCCGGGTGCGCCTGGGCCTGGTCGGCAAGCTGAACGAGGACTTCGTGGCGGGCCTGCGGGTGGCGACGGGCGCCATCACGGACCCGACCTCCACCAACGAGACGCTGACGAACGCGTTCGAGCGGAAGAACTTCTACCTCGATCAGGGCTACGTCACCTACAACCCCGTCAACCACAAGTGGCTCGTGCTGACCGGGGGCAAGTGGGTGTACAGCTGGAACCGCACGCCGGCAACGTTCGACTCGGACCTGAACCCGGAAGGCTTCAGCGAGAAGCTGAACTGGGAATTCAGCCACCGGCTGCTGAAGAACTTCAACTTCCAGCTGATGCAGCTGGCGTTCAACGAAGTTTCGAAGGGGACGGATTCGTGGGCGTCGGGCGGCTCGGTGAGCGCGAAGTTGCAGCCGTGGAGCCGCTGGACGGTCGTGCCCACCTACACGCTGCTGAAGTGGAACGGCGAGAACGCCATCACCGCGAACGGGTTCGGCGGGACCGCGCCGTTCGCGCCCAACGGGATGACGAACACCACGTTCACCGGCGGCACCTGCCCGGTGGCGCGCTGCTTCGCGTCCGGATTCTTCTATTCCAACTTCCTGCTGAACAACTCCTTCCAGACATGGTCGGACCGTTTCCCGCTGTACCTCAACGGCGAGTTCCTGCAGAACCTGGACGCGGCGAACAGCGAGCTCGACCCGGCGTTCGGCGCGGGCGCCTGCCACGGGAACATCTGCTTCTCGCCGCAGGACAAGGCGTACGGGGTGGAGATCGGCATGGGCCAGCAGAAGAACAAGGGCGACTGGCAGTTCGGGTACGAATGGCGGCGGCAGGAGGCGGATTCGGCCATCGCGTCGTTCACCGAGAGCGACCAGCGGGCGCCAACCAACATCGTGCAGAACCGCTGGTACCTGTTCTACAAGCTGACCAACAACACGCAACTGCAGTTCACGGACTGGATCGGCCGCACGCTCAACAGCGCGCTGGTGGGCGCCACCCGCGCCAACGGCATCGTGCCGGGCGAAGAAGAGCCGTACCTGAACCGGATGCAGTTCGACGTGGTCTACACGTTCTAG